The Trichoderma breve strain T069 chromosome 2, whole genome shotgun sequence DNA segment tcGCATCCTGTCGACATGAAAATATACGCTTAGAATCTCATTCCCAGTGACGCCATAGCCGAAGCGCACAACATACATTGTAAGTCCTGCTTGTAGACGCCATGCTTCGCGCCTGAAGGCGTACGGCTATGAATTTGTGCAGGAGAGTCGTTGGCCGCGTCGATGCATAACGCATCGGTTTGAGTCCACGGTTCCTATTAATTTGAAGGGCTGGCTGCACAGGTAAGATTGACCTGATATAGGGACGCCGGCGCCCCTCCCCCACTGCGAGTGAGAAAAATCGCCGGAATCGGCTCTAGCTTTTTAAGATaaggacgaggaagaaaaaaaaatgaaaggTGATTGATTCGTTCGGCTTAAGGTGAGCTGCAAGGCTGTCTCGCTGTGTTTCGGCGATTAACTTGGTCTGGCTTTGGTAATTTGATTTGATATGTTTGAGGATCTCTTTTTGATAGATGTTTTTAAATGGATGGGAGAATGACTCGTTGAATCGATGATTCTAAGAAACGCGACGGTCCCATTTGATTCTTATCATAGCGTCTTTTCTCCGGATATTATCGGCATCGCCAAACTCAAGTGTCGATCTCACCTCAAACAGCGTAACGACTTGTTGCGTTGTTCTAAAAGTAATTTCAAGATTCTGGGAATTACTTTGTTGAAATTTAGATTTTAGTTTTGAGATAAGCCCAGCAATGTCAATACCTATTTAAACACTAATGTTGAATTCGTTAATCGTAGCTCCTATcaaagcagcagctttaAGAGGTTGAATGCACTAATCCTGTCATAATACCATTGAGGCCAGCCTCAACAGAATTAGAAATCAATTGAGAGGCTCACATCTTTCCCACTCGCCTTAACAACATATTCTTTCATCCCCTTCTCTAACCCACTAGTAAACGCCGTATCAAACCTTTTGCCACTATCCGTCCAAGCCAAATTCGACCTCCAGGTTAGCCAATTttcagccatggctcccTCCGGCGCTCGAAGGATGCCCGTTGCAAGGTCCATAATCTGCCAGTTCCCTGGGCCTTGGAGCTTACGCGGGTCGTTTCCGTAAAAGATTGTTGCACCGCAAGTGCCACAGAAGCATCGCTGAACACCTGGTGATGACTCATAGACCTTTGCGGTTCCAAACTTGAGATCGCTATTGATCTTGGGCTCGCAGTGGCTGAGAGGCAGAAACGCCCAGCCAACGAGGTGAGTTCCGTTTGAGAGACGGCAGTCGCTGCACATGTCAAACGAGGCAATCCACTTGGTTGGATCGACAGGGGACACACAGCCGCGGACAATCTCATGATCAAGGACCTCTTGTGTAGGACGCTTGATTGTGAAAGACACGCCTCCGCAGTGACACTCAGCCCGCAGGCGATCTTGTCCGTCCTCGCCCACTTCTGGCTTTGCTTCAACAATCTTGGCTCGAGGGTCGTCTTTTGGAGGATTCCAATCCGGCAGTTTTTGGTCGCCCAAGTGTGTCAGGATTTGAGCAAGACCTTTGTCCTTGGCCGATTCACTAAATGTGTGGCTCGTGAGCTTGAAGTTATCTGGTCCATGGTCTGTGAAGATTGACGTGGCAACCGTCCACTCCTCTCTATCAAGTGCAACACCCGCAATGTGACACCCGCAAGTTGAGCAGAAGTCATAAGTGCAATCGGCTCCTTTGATGGAATATGTAGTCAAACTCTTCTCACTTGAAGGCGCTATGAAGTTGGGCTTGATTCCTTCTCCCAACTGAGCGTGAAAGATGCATGGCGCCCCAGTGGTGAAACGGCAGAGGCTACAATGACAGAGgtaaagagaaagaggaagagatgcTTTAGGAACGTCAACAGTGAAGTGGACGGAGCCACAGAGACACTTGGCCTCGAGAGTTTTGGTCTCAATGTTAGAGTCTGCCATTGTGTAAAGAGTTATAGAATAGTTGTGAAACAGTTGACTTCAAGTTGCTTAGCAACTAATTGTCTTGATTTAGTGGCCATGGTTCGCGCTTATATCTACACGATCTAAAGGCCGACGGGCTTGCCTAAGTGGGGGTTGAGCTATGTTCACATTTATTCACGCTCCTCTATTCGGatatccatcttctttgagTGTTTTTTGCGATCTGCGTTAAACTGTTTTAACATCTGCTGTGCCGGGGGATCAGCAGGCGAGTTGCAGATAAGCTGGCCTGAATAGTTGCTCCGAATGACTCAAGCTTATCCCCTCCATGCACGGAAGTCGCTTTCCTGTTTAGGCAAAATTTCACCGACATGCTGACTGAAATTTACTATTCCTGGCTTTCTTTCAAATAGTCACCTTTGGCTCGATATGAGATGgaacttttctttcttctggcAGAGATGTTCTCAACGTCATCTCTTGTTGCGAGCTGATTAAGCATCGGAGATTGGATTACGCGGAGTCAAGCTAACTCTGAGATTACTCGCACCGTCAGTATGGAGGTTGACAATAGCCGACGTTATTCCGATCGTGCCCAAACTTCCCATACTTGACTCAAGCTCTCTTATCAAATTTTCTACCTGCTGTCTATAGCTTGCTGGTGCCGTTGGCCTCATTTTGCACGACATGTCGGATGCTAGAGACAGTTTGCTTGACCTCGAGAAGCACCGTCTACGGCTTGAAGATAATGTCAACAAACTGCGGAAAGCTCTGCAGCACTGGCAAACTTGGGATGCCGAATAtgaggctctcaaggaggAAGTTGAGGCCGTGACGGAAGCAGaccaagctgaagagctgcGTCGGATACATGGCGAGTTTGATGGCGAACTGCTGAATGGGAAAGAAATCGACGACATCATTGGCCAGCCAAAGCTtaaaacaaaagaacaaatCATCAACGTCCTAGAGCGACGCATCGATTATGTGTCTCAGAATATTTCGACGCTGCAGAAGCAACTCGAAACAGCCGAGAATAAGTATGCTGCTGCGACTGTCATCAGCCAACCCGATGCCACTGATGAGGATGGGCAACCTATCCTGGATATTGTCGAAGAactggatgacgatgacaatGTCGTCTCATATCGGCTGAATAAGCCCGGCGATTCTCTGGGAAATGTTGAAGCGCTTCTTGAAAAAGCTGGGATTACAGATGATACAGAAGCTACGCCTGAAAAGGATGATTTAATCTCAAATAAGACCGCGGATAAGAGAAAATCTCCCAAAGGTAAAGAACGGGATCTTGAATCCGTGGCTAAACCGCCTTCACCCAAGCTTGAGGTGAAGAAAACCGTCTCGTTCTCAGAAGATACAAAGCCTGCTGAAGAGGCAGAGCCTGAGATATCATGGAGAGCAAAGCGTGTCAAGGAGATCATGGGCGCCGCTAAAGATCAAGAGGATATTAGCATGCAGGCTGCTGTTATACCCAAGGACGAGTCACCAGAAGACGCAGCTTTACGGCAGCAGATGCTGAGGTATGGCATGAGCGAAGTTGGCGCTGTTGTTGCCGAACTTGAGCTCGAGGAAGGCGATTCAGAGGAAGAGtccgaggacgacgaggacttTGACGATGAATTCGACGATtacgacgaagaggacgatgaagatcAATATGGACGCTATAAGGGAAGTGTTGTCACAGACCAGTATCGCCAGCGAATGCTTCAActagaaaagaagcttggcATCAAGTCGCATTCCTCTAAATCTCGACCCAAGgtcgacgaggaagacgcaAGCGATGATAATAACGATGAAGGCATTGGACATATCGTTGTCAatcgagaagctgcagcaccATCGCCTTCACCACCTACAGCTTCAAAAGCTACCCCTCTCAAGTCGAATCTTAAAGAGAGGCAAAATGATGAACCTGAAGCAAAGAAGGGCGTGCGTTTTGCGGCTAGCCTTGATATCGCTCCTGAGAACAAGCCTTCTGCTCCCGTCGTCAgcgagacgaagaagaaggatatcGTCGAGCCTCTAAGCGACCTCATCGTAGAGCGgagcagctcttcaaacCCGACCAAAACTGAAGCCCAGCCAGCAAAGAAAGCTTCACGATTCAAAAAGACCAGGGATAATACTGATTCACCAAGTGTTATTCCCAAGGGACCTTTAGACATTAAGCCCAACTTTGTCGACGAGGATCGACCGGCAGTGCCCACTGGTCCCGAAGGCGCAACAATAGCCGATAAACTGGTCGAACGAGAGTCGAcggctgctgccattgctccTGACGAAGTCAACGATATGATGAGCCACCAAGAGGTCGCTGATGAGTATCAGCGGATGCGCAAAAAATTCATCCAGCGAGAAGGTGGGTTCCTTAAACCGGACGAGTCTCCTATCAAACCAATAcgcgacgaggaagatgaggaacCCATCAGCCGATTCAAAGCTGCACGGCTCTCGCGCCAGTAGTATGGAGAGGATAGTCGATATATAATCGATAAATCTCACCATATTATTGAGTAATTCGTCATGCCCTGGCAAATTGTGACTCTTGAGAAGATTGCTTTGAAGTATTATCAACTTTTGTGTTTGTATTTGCTAACCTAGTGCGTAAATCAACTCATATCATACTTGTAATACATGGATCTGAATGCTCTTACTCAATTATCAGTGGGTTGCAGTTATCAATCTGCCTTCCATTCCGATTCGATCCGAGAACAATTTCATAGTAGGGTTCTCTGACACCGATACTCGACCTTGGTCATTTCAATAGTTACGGTGATTCGTTAGGCTCTATACATTGATTATTGAACGAGTGTTGTAGAATGGAATGgttatcttttttttggGTGAAGTTACTATTCGGTTCGTTCTGATGAAGGTTGTTTGTTGCTCACTGGTCGATCTCTTTCATGTCCAACGAACTCGCTTTACTAGCAAGTTGACGTCCCTCCTGCCATCAATACAATTCATTACCAAAAATatagacaaaagagaaataatTATCTTGAGAATTGGgtgaaaaagcaaaaaagaagtgATTCCGCCCGGGCTCGAACCGGGGACCTTTTCGGTGGTGTCAACTAACTGTTAACGAAATGTCATAACCAACTAGACCACGGAACCGTATGCTTCTTGTTGAAGATTTTGGTCACTCAGAACATTATCAGCATGCCAGTACCGAGTCCCTCTTGAATGAAGGTTGAATTGTAACTGTGAGCCTATGGAAAAATTGCAACTCAGCTTGTGAAACCGGTATGTTTCCAGGAATACATATTCAATGTAATGATAATACCGATGTGCAATGATGATATGAATGAAGTAAGATAGGTAGGATTGCTATTCTAGAGATCCTGTTGGTAAAacaaaagccaaagccaacataCATTTGCAAGGTGCATTGATTGGATGCTCTCAAGAGAAATAGTCTATTGGTATTCAATGATACTGTATGCCATTTGTCAAGCCTTGGGATCCTTAGTCTATAATGATTTGATACATGAGATCCCACCCACGCTTCAGATGCCGTAGTTTACAATCATCccacgaagaaaaaaaagaaaaaagaaaaagagcgaTGGCTTGTACAAGTCCATACACGCAGACACCAAATATatgtaaaaaaaagaacccaGCAAGAAAAACCCTTCATAAACAGCCGTAATCCGCAACATCATTTCCCTCTGCTGAACAAGGCAGCAATCGTGTCTGAGAATGTCGCCTGGCCTTCTGCGCGCCgcacctctctctcttccctcttgGCGTCCCAAATCTTCTTCACGTTTGCCGCAACGTCGGCCTTGGCTTGCAGGTCGGCTCTTAGAGCGGCTTCTTCAGCGACTCTCTCGTCTTCTGGTAGCTggtccagcttctccttccaCTGCTTCTGAAGCTCATCTGATGGCTTGATGCTGGCCGCGCTGGTAGCAGTCGTCTTTGGTAGTGAGGGGTCAAAAGTTGGGATAAGGGTGCCGttttccttggccttttcgacTTCCGCCTCGTGCTGGAGCATTCTTTGGAACAGCGCATCGGCGTGTAGTTGGATATCTTCATCGACTTCGCCTGGTCGCCCGGCCACTGAACCGTATCCCAGCGCTCTTAGAAATCTCTGTGGCGTTTCAACGTCAGTATCCTCCTCGTATGCTATATCGTGCTGAGGGGGGGTTGTCCTACAGATTGCATGGTGTAGCATCTCTCAAACCGCCGTACTTGATGTCGGCACATTTGCAGCTGATCCTCCCAGCTGCCGCTCTTCATGCAGTTAATCCACTCCTCCTGCTGCGGCGCGCAGTTCTCGAGTCCAGCCCTAGCGATTGCCGCCTTGCGCTCCTTGTACCCCTCCAACACTGACATGAGCTTATCGTGATCGG contains these protein-coding regions:
- a CDS encoding prefoldin subunit domain-containing protein, which codes for MSDARDSLLDLEKHRLRLEDNVNKLRKALQHWQTWDAEYEALKEEVEAVTEADQAEELRRIHGEFDGELLNGKEIDDIIGQPKLKTKEQIINVLERRIDYVSQNISTLQKQLETAENKYAAATVISQPDATDEDGQPILDIVEELDDDDNVVSYRLNKPGDSLGNVEALLEKAGITDDTEATPEKDDLISNKTADKRKSPKGKERDLESVAKPPSPKLEVKKTVSFSEDTKPAEEAEPEISWRAKRVKEIMGAAKDQEDISMQAAVIPKDESPEDAALRQQMLRYGMSEVGAVVAELELEEGDSEEESEDDEDFDDEFDDYDEEDDEDQYGRYKGSVVTDQYRQRMLQLEKKLGIKSHSSKSRPKVDEEDASDDNNDEGIGHIVVNREAAAPSPSPPTASKATPLKSNLKERQNDEPEAKKGVRFAASLDIAPENKPSAPVVSETKKKDIVEPLSDLIVERSSSSNPTKTEAQPAKKASRFKKTRDNTDSPSVIPKGPLDIKPNFVDEDRPAVPTGPEGATIADKLVERESTAAAIAPDEVNDMMSHQEVADEYQRMRKKFIQREGGFLKPDESPIKPIRDEEDEEPISRFKAARLSRQ
- a CDS encoding glutathione-dependent formaldehyde-activating enzyme domain-containing protein — protein: MADSNIETKTLEAKCLCGSVHFTVDVPKASLPLSLYLCHCSLCRFTTGAPCIFHAQLGEGIKPNFIAPSSEKSLTTYSIKGADCTYDFCSTCGCHIAGVALDREEWTVATSIFTDHGPDNFKLTSHTFSESAKDKGLAQILTHLGDQKLPDWNPPKDDPRAKIVEAKPEVGEDGQDRLRAECHCGGVSFTIKRPTQEVLDHEIVRGCVSPVDPTKWIASFDMCSDCRLSNGTHLVGWAFLPLSHCEPKINSDLKFGTAKVYESSPGVQRCFCGTCGATIFYGNDPRKLQGPGNWQIMDLATGILRAPEGAMAENWLTWRSNLAWTDSGKRFDTAFTSGLEKGMKEYVVKASGKDVSLSIDF